One window of Marmota flaviventris isolate mMarFla1 chromosome 5, mMarFla1.hap1, whole genome shotgun sequence genomic DNA carries:
- the LOC139705643 gene encoding olfactory receptor 2L13-like: protein MEKWNQTSNDFILLGLLPPNQTGLLLLLLIIFVFVLACLGNSGMTALIFLDPRLHTPMYFLLSQLSLMDLMYISTTVPKMTYNFLSGQTSISFLGCGVQSFFFVTMACSEGLLLASMAYDRFVAICHPLHYHIYMSKRMCVKMILGSWTLGSLNGLVHTVYALHLPYCRSRTISHFYCDIPAMLLLVCTDTSVYEYVIFFSAVLILLLPFLGITLSYGRVIFSVFHMHSKEGRRKAFTTCSTHLTVVTFYYAPFVYTYLRPKKVRSPEEDKNLAVFYTILTPMLNPIIYSLRNKEVLGAMKRVCGMFSPRKK, encoded by the coding sequence ATGGAGAAATGGAACCAAActtcaaatgattttattttgttgggGCTGTTACCCCCAAACCAAACTGGCCTACTTCTCTTGCTCCTGATCATCTTTGTGTTTGTTCTCGCTTGTTTGGGGAACTCAGGGATGACTGCCCTCATCTTCTTGGACCCGcggctccacacccccatgtactttctcctcagccagctctccctcatGGACCTGATGTACATCTCTACCACAGTCCCCAAGATGACATATAACTTCCTCTCTGGCCAGACAAGTATCTCCTTCCTGGGCTGTGGTGTACAAAGCTTCTTCTTTGTCACCATGGCATGTTCTGAAGGCTTACTCCTGGcctccatggcctatgaccgctttgtggccatctgtcaccccctcCATTATCACATATATATGAGCAAAAGAATGTGTGTGAAGATGATCCTTGGGTCCTGGACACTAGGTTCCCTCAATGGCCTAGTCCACACTGTGTATGCTCTTCATCTTCCATATTGCCGGTCCAGGACCATCAGTCACTTCTACTGTGACATCCCAGCCATGTTGCTTCTTGTCTGTACGGACACCTCGGTCTATgagtatgtgattttttttagtgCAGTCCTgattctccttcttcctttccttggcATCACTTTGTCCTATGGACGAGTcattttttctgtcttccacATGCACTCAaaagaggggagaagaaaggCCTTCACCACGTGCTCCACACATTTAACTGTGGTGACATTTTATTATGCTCCTTTTGTCTACACTTATCTCCGTCCCAAGAAGGTCCGATCACCAGAAGAAGATAAGAACCTGGCTGTCTTCTACACCATCCTCACCCCCATGCTCAATCCtatcatctacagcctgaggaacaaggaggtgCTGGGGGCCATGAAAAGAGTGTGTGGGATGTTCTCCCCCAGGAAGAAGTGA
- the LOC139705875 gene encoding olfactory receptor 2L13-like: MDKWNETSKDFILLGLLPPNQTGPLLLFLIIFAFVLALVGNSGITALIFLDPRLHTPMYFLLSQLSLMDLMYISTTVPKMVYNFLSGHNSISFLGCGVQMFFFINIACSEGLILASMAYDRFVAICHPLHYPVRMSKIMCLKMIIGTWILGSIHSLAYTTYALHLPYCRSRAINHFLCEIPSMMPLVCMDTSVYEYMLFVSAVLFLLLPFLGITASYGRVLFAVFHMRSKEGRKKAFTTCSTHLTVVIFYYTPFVYTYLRPKSVCSPTEDKNLAVFYTILTPMLNPIVYSLRNKEVLGAMSRVWGILSSRKK; encoded by the coding sequence ATGGATAAATGGAACGAAACTtcaaaggattttattttgttgggTCTATTACCCCCAAACCAAACTGGCCCACTTCTCTTGTTCCTTATCATATTTGCATTTGTTCTTGCCTTGGTGGGGAACTCCGGAATAACTGCCCTCATCTTTTTGGACCCCcggctccacacccccatgtactttctcctcagccagctctccctcatGGACCTGATGTACATCTCCACCACTGTCCCTAAGATGGTATACAACTTCCTGTCTGGCCACAATAGCATCTCCTTCCTGGGGTGTGGTGTGCAAATGTTCTTCTTTATAAACATTGCATGTTCTGAAGGCTTAATCCTGGCCTctatggcctatgaccgctttgtggccatctgccacccccTCCACTATCCTGTCCGCATGAGTAAAATCATGTGTTTGAAGATGATCATAGGAACCTGGATACTGGGGTCCATTCACTCTCTGGCATATACCACCTATGCCCTTCATCTTCCTTATTGCAGGTCTAGGGCCATCAATCATTTCTTATGTGAGATCCCATCCATGATGCCTCTGGTCTGTATGGACACCTCGGTCTATGAGTACATGCTGTTTGTGAGTGCAGTCctgtttctcctccttcctttccttggcATCACGGCCTCCTATGGACGGGTCCTTTTTGCTGTCTTCCACATGCGCTCaaaagaggggagaaaaaaggCCTTCACCACGTGCTCCACACATTTAACTGTGGTGATATTTTACTACACACCTTTTGTCTACACTTATCTCCGGCCCAAGAGTGTCTGCTCACCCACAGAAGATAAGAACCTGGCTGTCTTCTACACCATCCTCACCCCCATGCTCAATCCCATTgtctacagcctgaggaataaGGAAGTCCTGGGGGCCATGAGCAGAGTATGGGGGATACTCTCCTCCAGGAAAAAATGA